The DNA region CGCGGCCGTGGCCCCGGCACGGTGGCCGAGCCCGGTGCGCTCCAGTACGCCGGTCACCTCGGCGGTGTACGGGGCGGCGCGCCGCCACAGCCGGTACGAGCCGCCGCTCCCCGCCTGCGCGGCCAGCCGGACGTGCTCGGCCACCGTCATCCCCGGCCAGAGGCTGGAGGTCTGGAACGTCCGGCCGATTCCGAGCCGGGCGCGGGTGTGCACGGGCAGGGCCGTGAGGTCCCTGCCGTCCAGGGCGAGGGTCCCCTCGGTCGGCGGGACGATCCCGCTGATCAGGTTGAACAGGGACGTCTTGCCCGCCCCGTTGGGTCCGATGAAGGCGAGGAACTCGCCCTCGCCGACGCTCAGCGTGACGTCCTGGACGATGGTCGCGCCGCCGACGCGCCAGCCGAGCCCGTCGAGTCCCAGCACGGGTGCGCGTGTGCGCCCCCCGTCGTCCTGTGCGGTGGTGGTGCCGGGTGCGGTCACCGGTCAGCCCGCCGCGGGCTTCGCGGGCGGTGCCACCTCGTCCATCGGCAGGCTGTTCACCAGTTCGGGCCGGGCGGTGGCCCCCTTGCCGTTCAGCCGGGCCACGAACATCGGCTGGACCAGGGCGTGGTCCTCCGCCCGGATCCGCTCCTGGCCCTTCACCCCGTCGAACGTCCAGCCCTCCAGGGCCTTCACCATGGCGTCGGTGTCGGTGGCGCCGCCCTCCTCGACGGCGTGCACGATCATCTGCGCCGCGGTGAAACCGTCCACGGTGAACAGGTCCGGGGTACCGCCCGCCTTGCGGACGCCGTCGAGCATGGCCTTCTCCACCGCGTTGCCGCCGCCCGCGCCGGGGAAGTAGTGGGCGAGGAAGGAGACCTTCGCGCCCGCGGCGCCGAAGACGGGGTACGAGGCCGTGCCGGCCAGTCCGGTGACGACCTTGCTCGCCGTCAGCACGCCCTGCTGGTCCAGCGCGGTCCACAGGGCGGGGGCGGTCGCGCCGGCCCAGGCGACGAAGACGAGGTCGGGCCCGCCCGCCCTGACCTGGCGGGCGAAGGGGGTCAGGTCCGTGGCGCTGGGCGGGGCCAGTACGGAGCCGACCCGCGCGCCCCTGGCCTCGAGGACCGCCTTGACGGCGGCCACGTTGGCCTGCCCGAAGGTGGAGTCCTGGGCGAGGACGGTGACCTTCTTCCCCTCGGCGTCCGCGAGCAAGGTGGCCGCGGTGAGGATGTCCTGGTAGGACTGCCGGCCCGAGCGGAAGGTGTAGGGGTTGATCCCGGTCAGCGCGTCCGTGGCCGCCGGGCCGTTGACGTACAGCACCTTGTTCTGGGCGGCCAGGGGGGCCATCTGCAGGGCGACGCCGGAGTCGGTGGTGCCCGCGAGGATCCTGTGGCCCTTGCCGATCAGGTTCTTCGCGGCGGAGACCGCCTTGCCGGGGTCGCCCGCGTCGTCCTGCTCGGTGACCTCGACGGGGTGGCCGCCCGCCTTGCCGGTGCCCTTCGTCGCGTGATCGAGGCCCGCCATGAACCCGTCGCGGTACTGCTTCCCGTACGCGGCGAGGAGCCCGGTGCGGGAGTAGACCAGGCCCACCTTCACGGCCTCGTCCTCCCCCTTGCCGGACGCGGAGCCGCTGCCGGCCTGCCCGGCGGCTGTGCACCCCGCCAGGAGCAGGCC from Streptomyces sp. B1I3 includes:
- a CDS encoding ABC transporter ATP-binding protein, whose amino-acid sequence is MTAPGTTTAQDDGGRTRAPVLGLDGLGWRVGGATIVQDVTLSVGEGEFLAFIGPNGAGKTSLFNLISGIVPPTEGTLALDGRDLTALPVHTRARLGIGRTFQTSSLWPGMTVAEHVRLAAQAGSGGSYRLWRRAAPYTAEVTGVLERTGLGHRAGATAAELSHGEKRKLELAVLLVTEPRLMLLDEPMAGVSAEEVPALTELIRTLHRDEGRTVLMVEHHMDVLLGLADRLAVMHHGRLLALDTPEAVTADPVVQQAYLGEGL
- a CDS encoding substrate-binding domain-containing protein, whose translation is MRRRAVGTVQHRTLTAAVLAAAGLLLAGCTAAGQAGSGSASGKGEDEAVKVGLVYSRTGLLAAYGKQYRDGFMAGLDHATKGTGKAGGHPVEVTEQDDAGDPGKAVSAAKNLIGKGHRILAGTTDSGVALQMAPLAAQNKVLYVNGPAATDALTGINPYTFRSGRQSYQDILTAATLLADAEGKKVTVLAQDSTFGQANVAAVKAVLEARGARVGSVLAPPSATDLTPFARQVRAGGPDLVFVAWAGATAPALWTALDQQGVLTASKVVTGLAGTASYPVFGAAGAKVSFLAHYFPGAGGGNAVEKAMLDGVRKAGGTPDLFTVDGFTAAQMIVHAVEEGGATDTDAMVKALEGWTFDGVKGQERIRAEDHALVQPMFVARLNGKGATARPELVNSLPMDEVAPPAKPAAG